From Choristoneura fumiferana chromosome 7, NRCan_CFum_1, whole genome shotgun sequence, the proteins below share one genomic window:
- the LOC141429355 gene encoding uncharacterized protein has product MRSFACIVLLAAAALAAPGQRDKRGYLSSYLDHDTYSLDHHDYISHGVGLSSYSLEHGYGIGHSDYSHGYIAPAHKIVSYDKVVSVPKVVEVKKVVSIPKVVSIPKVVSVSRIVEDPHHISYGSYGSHGWW; this is encoded by the exons ATGAGATCCTTC GCTTGCATCGTCCtcctcgccgccgccgccctggCCGCCCCCGGCCAGCGCGACAAGCGCGGGTACCTGTCCTCCTACCTCGACCACGATACCTACAGCCTCGACCACCATGACTACATCTCTCACGGCGTGGGCCTCAGCAGCTACAGCCTCGAACACGGCTACGGCATCGGACACAGCGACTACTCGCACGGTTACATCGCGCCAGCGCACAAGATCGTGTCCTACGATAAAGTCGTCTCCGTACCTAAG GTTGTTGAGGTGAAGAAAGTGGTGTCCATCCCCAAAGTGGTATCCATCCCGAAGGTGGTGTCCGTCTCCAGGATCGTGGAGGACCCCCACCACATCTCTTACGGCAGCTACGGCTCCCATGGCTGGTGGTGA